From Miscanthus floridulus cultivar M001 chromosome 15, ASM1932011v1, whole genome shotgun sequence, the proteins below share one genomic window:
- the LOC136508521 gene encoding putative disease resistance RPP13-like protein 1: protein MADLGLSGLRWAASPIINKLLADATAYLSVDLVRELQKLEATVLPQFDLVIQAAEKSPHRGKLEAWIRRLKEAFYDAEDLLDEHEYNLLKRKAKSGKDPMVGEDEASSIASTIMKPLRAAKSRARNLLPENRKLINKMKELKDILLEAKELRDLLGLPHGNTVNWTPAVPGTVVPTTSLPTSKVFGRDRDRDRIVDFLLGKTTTEEASSSRYSSLAIVGTGGMGKSTLAQYVYNDRRIEECFDVRMWICISRKLDVRRHTQEIIESATKGECPCVDNLDTLQCKLRDILQQSQKFLLVLDDVWFEKSHNETEWEQLLAPLVSKQSGSRVLVTSRGEMLPAAVCCEQVVRLENMDDAEFLGLFKHHAFSGVEIQDQLLRTKLEHIAEEIAKRLGKCPLAAKVLGSRLSRKKDITEWKAALKLNDLCEPFTSLLWSYEKLDPRLQRCFLYCSLFPKGHIYRPDELVHLWVAEGFVDSCNMSRRTMEDVGRDYWNEMVSGSFFQSVSEGYYYVMHDILHDLAESLSREDCFRLEDDNMTEIPCTIRHLFVSVESMQRHKQIIYKLQHLHTVISIDPLMDNATVIFDQILQNLKKVRVLHLSFYNSSMLPESVGELKHLRYLDLTRTSVSELPRSLCALYHLQLLQLNYNVERLPDKVCNLSKLRHLRGYRDQIPNIGKLTSLQQISDFSVQKKQGYELQQLKDLNELGGSLTVKNLENVIGKDEALESKLYQKYRLKELTLKWSSEDGMDAMDILHLDILEGLRPPRQLSKLTIRGYKSGTYPRWLLERSYFENLERFELDHCSLLEGLPPDTELLQHCSCLYLRDVPNLKTLSCLPASLTNLSIHGCPLLTFVTKNQLEQHDLRENIMKADDLASKLASMWEVNSGSDIRKVLSEDYSSLKQLTTQMGDDISQHLKIIESGLEEGDIISVKENIIKAWLFCHEQRIRGIYGRTTELPLVLPSGIRELCLSSCSITDDGLAICLGGLTSLRTLQLGYNMVLTALPSQEVYEHLTKLEMIGITACWCLRSLGGLHAAPSLSSLYCTDCPCLELARGAEFMSFNLAKFLSIRGCILPADSFINGFPHLKGLSIYSCRSSPSLSIGHLTALESLHLVCLPDLCSLEGLSSLHLKDLSLVDVPNLTAKHISQFRVQEALSVSSSVLLNHMLMAEGFRVPSYLSLEECKEPSVSFEEPANLSYVKHLQFWRCKIESLPRNLNFVSSLQNLDIYDCPNITSLPDLPSSLQRIIIKGCPVLKKNCREPDGESWPKISHIRWKTFY, encoded by the coding sequence ATGGCAGACTTGGGGCTCTCTGGCTTAAGGTGGGCAGCATCGCCAATCATCAACAAGCTCCTAGCTGATGCTACAGCTTACCTCAGCGTGGACTTGGTGCGTGAGCTCCAAAAACTAGAAGCCACTGTCCTGCCACAATTTGACCTGGTGATTCAAGCGGCAGAGAAGAGCCCCCACAGGGGCAAGCTGGAGGCATGGATCCGGAGGCTCAAAGAAGCCTTCTATGATGCTGAGGACCTGCTGGATGAGCATGAGTACAACCTCCTCAAGCGCAAGGCAAAGAGTGGGAAGGATCCCATGGTAGGGGAGGATGAAGCCTCCTCCATTGCATCGACCATCATGAAACCACTTCGTGCTGCTAAGAGTAGGGCACGCAACTTGTTGCCAGAGAACAGAAAGCTAATTAACAAGATGAAAGAACTCAAGGATATCCTGCTTGAAGCCAAGGAGCTTCGTGATCTTCTTGGCTTACCACATGGCAATACCGTCAACTGGACACCAGCTGTACCTGGAACCGTTGTTCCTACAACATCACTTCCCACTTCAAAGGTTTTCGGTCGCGACAGAGATCGTGATCGTATAGTTGATTTTCTTCTCGGCAAGACGACAACTGAAGAGGCAAGTTCTTCGAGGTACTCAAGTTTGGCCATTGTTGGAACGGGAGGAATGGGGAAGTCCACCTTAGCACAGTATGTCTATAATGACAGGAGGATTGAAGAATGCTTTGACGTCAGGATGTGGATCTGCATCTCACGCAAACTTGATGTGCGACGTCACACACAGGAGATCATCGAGTCTGCGACAAAGGGGGAGTGCCCATGTGTTGATAATCTTGATACTCTCCAGTGCAAACTACGAGACATACTGCAACAGTCACAGAAATTCCTACTTGTCTTGGAtgatgtttggtttgaaaaatctCATAATGAGACAGAGTGGGAGCAACTCCTCGCTCCATTAGTCTCTAAACAGTCGGGAAGCAGAGTTTTGGTGACTTCTCGAGGTGAAATGCTCCCGGCCGCTGTATGCTGTGAACAAGTTGTTCGTTTGGAAAACATGGATGATGCTGAGTTCTTGGGTCTCTTTAAACACCATGCTTTCTCTGGAGTAGAAATTCAAGACCAGCTGTTGCGCACAAAGCTAGAACATATTGCTGAGGAGATTGCTAAAAGGCTTGGAAAATGTCCTTTGGCAGCAAAAGTTCTGGGTTCCAGATTGAGCAGAAAAAAAGATATCACTGAATGGAAAGCTGCACTAAAGCTCAACGATTTATGTGAGCCCTTCACATCTCTGTTGTGGAGTTATGAGAAGTTAGATCCACGTCTACAGAGGTGCTTCTTGTATTGCAGCTTATTTCCAAAAGGTCATATATATAGACCTGATGAGTTGGTTCACCTTTGGGTGGCAGAAGGCTTTGTTGATTCGTGCAATATGAGTAGGAGGACAATGGAAGATGTTGGGAGGGATTACTGGAATGAGATGGTCTCTGGATCTTTCTTCCAATCGGTTTCTGAAGGGTATTACTATGTCATGCATGACATCCTTCATGATTTGGCAGAGTCACTCTCTAGAGAAGACTGCTTCAGATTAGAAGATGATAATATGACAGAAATACCATGCACTATTCGACATTTATTTGTTTCTGTTGAGAGTATGCAAAGGCATAAGCAAATTATCTACAAGCTACAGCATTTACACACTGTTATCTCCATCGATCCACTAATGGATAATGCAACTGTTATTTTTGATCAGATACTGCAGAACCTGAAGAAGGTGCGTGTATTGCATTTGTCATTTTACAACAGCAGCATGTTACCTGAATCTGTTGGTGAGCTGAAGCACCTTCGGTATTTGGACCTCACCAGAACATCAGTTTCTGAATTGCCTAGATCATTATGTGCTCTTTACCACTTACAGTTACTTCAGCTAAACTACAATGTGGAGAGGTTGCCTGACAAAGTTTGCAATTTAAGTAAGTTACGACATCTGAGAGGGTACAGGGATCAAATTCCCAACATTGGCAAGCTTACTTCATTACAACAGATATCTGACTTTTCTGTGCAAAAGAAGCAAGGATATGAGTTGCAACAACTGAAGGACTTGAATGAGCTTGGTGGCAGTTTAACAGTAAAAAATCTTGAGAATGTCATTGGAAAGGATGAAGCCTTAGAGTCGAAGCTATATCAGAAATATCGCCTTAAAGAGTTGACGCTTAAGTGGAGTTCCGAGGATGGCATGGATGCAATGGATATTCTGCATTTGGATATTCTAGAAGGTCTGAGACCGCCACGCCAACTGAGTAAGCTCACAATCAGAGGATACAAATCTGGCACATATCCTAGGTGGTTACTTGAGCGATCCTATTTTGAAAATTTGGAAAGGTTTGAGCTTGATCACTGCAGCTTGCTAGAAGGCCTACCACCAGATACAGAGCTCCTTCAGCATTGCTCTTGTCTGTATCTACGGGACGTTCCAAATTTGAAGACATTATCATGTCTTCCAGCAAGCCTTACAAATTTGTCAATCCACGGCTGCCCACTGCTTACATTTGTCACCAAAAATCAGCTCGAGCAACATGACTTGAGGGAAAATATAATGAAGGCAGATGACCTAGCGTCTAAACTTGCATCAATGTGGGAGGTCAATTCGGGATCAGATATTAGGAAGGTACTTTCAGAGGACTATTCATCCCTGAAGCAGTTGACAACGCAGATGGGTGATGATATATCACAACATCTTAAAATTATTGAAAGTGGCCTAGAGGAAGGAGATATAATATCGGTGAAAGAAAATATCATCAAGGCATGGCTTTTTTGCCATGAGCAGAGGATAAGAGGCATTTATGGAAGGACCACGGAGCTGCCGCTGGTTCTACCATCTGGAATTCGTGAACTTTGTCTTTCTTCATGTAGTATTACAGATGACGGTTTGGCTATTTGCCTTGGTGGCCTCACTTCACTGAGAACCTTACAATTGGGTTATAATATGGTCTTAACTGCACTTCCGTCACAGGAGGTGTATGAGCATTTGACAAAGCTTGAGATGATTGGAATCACTGCTTGTTGGTGTCTCAGATCACTGGGGGGCTTACATGCTGCTCCATCTCTTTCCAGTCTTTACTGTACGGATTGCCCTTGTCTAGAGCTGGCACGTGGAGCAGAATTTATGTCGTTCAACCTTGCTAAGTTCCTCAGCATACGTGGCTGCATACTTCCAGCTGATTCATTCATTAATGGCTTCCCACACCTGAAAGGTCTTTCCATTTATAGCTGCAGAAGCTCCCCATCCTTATCGATTGGCCACCTGACCGCCCTTGAATCATTACATCTAGTGTGTCTCCCTGATCTGTGCTCGCTTGAAGGCCTGTCTTCCCTGCACCTTAAGGACCTAAGTTTGGTAGATGTTCCAAACCTCACTGCCAAGCACATCTCACAGTTCCGTGTCCAGGAAGCGCTCTCTGTTAGTAGCTCCGTATTGCTCAACCACATGCTCATGGCAGAAGGGTTTAGAGTCCCGTCGTATCTTTCTCTTGAAGAATGCAAAGAGCCGTCAGTTTCATTTGAAGAACCTGCCAATCTCTCATATGTCAAGCACCTGCAATTTTGGCGTTGCAAAATAGAGTCCCTGCCAAGAAATCTGAACTTTGTCTCCAGTCTGCAGAATCTTGATATCTATGATTGCCCCAACATAACATCTTTACCAGATCTGCCGTCCTCCCTCCAGCGCATAATTATAAAGGGTTGCCCCGTCTTGAAGAAGAACTGCCGAGAACCTGATGGAGAAAGCTGGCCAAAGATTTCGCACATCCGCTGGAAGACCTTCTACTAG